The Theobroma cacao cultivar B97-61/B2 chromosome 2, Criollo_cocoa_genome_V2, whole genome shotgun sequence genome includes the window AACATTGATCCGCTTGGAGTTGGAAATACAACCTGACAACATAAGAAATCAAACAACTAATGAACCCCAAAATGACTAAtgtgaaagaaaggaaaaagcaaaGGCATGCACTATCAAAGGAAGGAGGGGATGTGAAAAAAGCTTCTTTTATTTGCTGTGAGCTTTATCAGTTTTTTTAGTTTCTGAACAGAGACCAGAGAAAACAAGACCCGCTAGTTTTTGGACAACTTAGAATTCAGATCCATCCTTGAATTCCTTCTTTAAGaaatataaaaggaaaaagaaatagaatcCGTAGAATTTTTTCCCATTTCCTTTCTCACCAACCAACCAGAgagacaaaatagaaaaaaaaaaaagaaacttaaaTGATCAAAACATATCAACCACAAGGCTTTTAGTTCATTGAGAGTAAAGGAGAGGAACGCAGAGAGAAAGAAGGGAATGATTGAAGTATTAAGGAGGATTAAAAGAGGGTCTGATCGAAAGGGAAAGTTTCATGCTTTGAAAActactttcttctttctttctatctcagaggaagagaaagagggagaaaAGCATGTGAAAACAACCGCCAGGGTGTTGCTTTCGCGGTGTACACTTTGTCTCGCGCGCCTCTTTATTAACTGCCAACCCAACATCTCGTCGTTAGTCGCTAACAGTAACGTGTCGCTGCAGTCAATTGTAAGAGAAAGAAGCATGTGACTTTCGTTTTGCTTTCACGGCCTGCACTGCACTTGTCACTTCTGACATTCACCTTATCCCCATGTCCTTCATCTTTAGTGAAGATAAAATTTGGATCTTAAATTCTTCACACAACCATCAAATAACTCACTAAGCTAATTAGCATATATCcatataaaaagaatttatttgtcTTTTATCATAAAATACAATCACCCAATTAAACCAACCAACACCTTCATGGGTTTTATTCGAAATCCGAGAGTGGCACAAACATATTCCAAGATTTGTTATGTACACACTATGAATATCTgattaaaaaattgagaaacatCTTCCTGTCCATCAAgcattaatatttttcaaggTCTTctgtcttcttcttttcccaTTTTGTGTGGCACCGCCACTCCTCATTTGgtctttatttctcttttgcgtttctttacccttttttttttgtcaccTCAAGAGAacggaagaaagaaaagtccCAAGTCCTGTTGACAGGAAAGCATACGTGCTTTTGCATCTCCTACTTCCTTGATCTACGAACCCTTCGACCTTGTGGCAAGCGCTTAGATATGAAGGGATAAAAATGAAAACGCCACTTGGCTCTGCAAAGGTGTGTGCATTAGATACTGATCAAAACAAACAGCAGCTATAAAACTCCTGTGTTCGTTTCTTCATTCATCAGTGACTGTGAAAGTATGCAAGTTCACCTGATTTTATATTACGAAAGAGGCaaatagtttaaattttaagaatGCATGATCCTACATTTCAGAAAATAGGTGTCAAAAACCCATCACTAGTACCAAAAGTCGGCCATATCTCGGAACTGCAAAGTACAAGGCAAGGCTACAAGATTTTCACGCGTGCTTATGGTTTCTTCCTGAAGTCCAGCCTCCACGGAGGTGTTCTCACAAATTTTCTTCCCTAGCCACATTAAACTCCAATACAACTTTTCTCGTTTGTAGGGCTGCAGTTTTTCTGCATCAGAAGCAAATGTAAGTCATGGGCTTTCTCAGTCAACCCAACTTCTGTAAATGCACTCAAAATCCTATTACAGGTAGAGATATCAAAGTCTGTGGTGTTAGACTGCTTCCATTGATCAATAACCTCTCCCACTTCTTTGGAATGCCCAAGAATCAGATATGAAGACGAAATGCATATGTAATTTCTGCTTGTCATTTTCTGTTTGGTCATTCTTAGCGATTTCCACATCTGAtcaattttatctttgtttCCCAAGCCAGCATACAGCATAACAAGGAAGTCATAAGTTATCCATTCCCTTTGTGTGATGCCTTTCTCTGTTTCAATACGAGAGCTGGACTCAGCATTTGCAAGACGGCTAGCGTTAACATAAACAGTTATGAGGCTAATATATCTCACCCAACCATCATTGCAACCAGAGTCGCATCTCATTTCATCCAGAATCCTTTTAACTTGATCAATGTTTAGAGCCGCAGCACATGAACTTATCCAAAGATTGTAAGTAAAGATATCTGGTGCGACCTTATGTCTTTTCAGTTCTTCTACGACCAAAGAAACCTTCTGCAGCTGCCCAATTGACATGTAAAGAGTCATAATCTCATTGTACGTAAGGGCAGAGAATGGCAAGGCCAACCCCTTTATCCTCTCAAAAAGTTCTTCTGCCTTTTCAGTCAATTTTGCAGCTGCATAACAATGGAGAAGAGCAGTGTATGTTTCACTAGTCTTTGCAGTCGGAGGCAAGTCTTCAAAATAGCGTTCAGCAGCATCAATACCAAAAACTTTTGTCATCAAGTCAATACGAATTGCATAGTCAGAATCTGATAACTTGTACTCTTCATGAGTAACCATCCATTCTGATATCTGCAAGCTTGAATTGATAAGTTCAAAGAATTCACCATCAATTGTATCTGTGAAACTAAGGGCTGTACAAACTGTAAGGCATGAAGTTTTCATACAGATGCAACATGAAACTTTGTTTCTGATATTCCTCCCTTTGAATGCAAAATATCAACTAAAAGTTATTACCAAAAagacagaaaagaaaagaaactacCCAGCTGTTCCAAGTGCAACTCAAGCTATaatgaaattcaaagaaaacaGGAAAAAGAGATTGAGTTTGCCTAGGCACATGAAGATGTAGGACCTTTTTATTTCACACTCCCAAAGAAGTCTTGCTAATCATAATGCAAATTATAAAATTCCCATCATGATCAACTTTCAATTTACGTCCTCTTATAACAGAAAAAACAGCAGAAGCAACAAAGTGTGATATgatattaatcaatttaacttagttggaGCTGAAGGTGGGAGTGAAATGCAAGTTCTCCCATTACATTAGATCAGAGAAAGTGACCaagtgcaaaacaaaataggTAAATAGAGACTTCACAAGCAAGCCTGCAAATAGAGAAGACAAAATCTTAATACCTAGAGAAGACAGCATTCACTTATTCATTGCTGACATGACAAGAAACTCCAGTGCTGTGGTATGGCCAAACACCCAAGCTAGCCAAATGGCGAACTTAATGAGTTGATTTGATCTTACACAGTAAAAGATTAACCGAATATACATtaagaaattctctcttcCGTTTTGTGTTTATCCACAGatacaaaattttcatgttccTTATATCAATTCCTTTCTACATTAGACCATTCCCTACTTGATAACATTCCTAACCAATCCTATGACCCCAATTGGCCAATTCAAACTAATGGAACCTAAACAATTTAACTGATTCTTCAAATAAATTACACCAATCAAGCATTACACCTCTAATGAAACAGttgataaaacaaaaaaatttcatccaggaatatcaaactaaataagtaTTACTGCCAGTTTTTAAGGTAAAACAAAGCCACCCTAGCACATAAAAATCTCAACTTCACTCTAATTgactttaattattaaaatatggAAAATATCTTTGAAAAGAGAGAAGCGAGAGTACCTCGAGAGCGTGCCTGAAACGCTGGGATTTCCTCAGTTCCTTCGAGATTTGGCGGAGGTCGGAAATGGAAACTCGGTTGCCCTCACCGACCCATTTCTCGATTACGGTAGTGGCGCTCCGCTTCGGAAGACGCAGCCGAAAAATGCGGCTTTTCAGATCATCGGTTTCCGAATTATTCAAATATTCGTCCACGTATTCGGTGCTGGCGGCGCCCTTGACAACAGCCTTGACAAACTGCAGTTGCTGCTTCTcctgcatatatatatttcacaattttgaaaaattaatcttTGGGAAACAAAAGACCAACCAACTTAAAGAATGCTACGGAGACTTGTAATGGGTtcagtttaaaaaatttctcccctcttttttttggtttaaattgagaaagtatgatagtaataaagataacTACCGTCTGAGACTGAGAAAGAGGGAGCGCAACGCCATTGAAATTGATAGAGCTCTCTCTATAGCttgtcaagttttttttttttttttttttctcgagTATAGCTTAGCCAAGATCTTTGGTTAGCTACACTGGCAACTTGGGCTGTGTTTCGTTGGACTTGCCTTTTGGTGCTTATCTCATTCCTCATTTTTGTGTAATGAAGtgcaaaaatttataaattatttaaaaatataagtaagtttttatatttttattatatttaatcaaatttttatatttttattttaaatcgaataaattgttcaattttaactcaaaatgttattgttattttttatcgTATGACATTAATATGGcatgttaatatattataattgataattatgtagtatattaatatatcataactGATGATTACGTGAcatattaatttgatatgataacattatcattagatttttttaaccTTACACATCAACGTTATGTCAGTACCGtgtgaatataaaatgatcAATGGTATTGTTTCCTATTTATTTGCAGACAATTTAGGCATATTATGACCTAGGATGatgtaataattttatcttttcctttatatatatatatatatatatatatatatatatataaaaactaatgttaattaatcaatcattagttataaaagtttatttgatacaaaataaaaatataagatattAACACAAACTTCAATGATCTGAACACAGCCATTaataatgtaaatttttattttagttttttcctatttttgtTTGATATGTCTTTTTTCCCCTTTATAACTCAATTAAAGATAagtgtatatatttttaactcaatttcctttctaaaatctttttatttgtaaattataaaaacaacatacatatatcaaaatattCGAATAACactttaagatttttttatttataactATTATAACCACTTATCATACTTTAACAGCATTCTAACTTAATCACCCGAAATTATTGTTAACTTTCTTCTAACCAATTTCCGTTACACCATAGATTAATGCTTCCCTGATTCACAACAAAAGTAATTAGCAACAATCTAGTGTTATATCAAATATCCCAAGCATTTTAACTTTCATGTCATTCCTCTCAAAATGTGACTTTCAAAGTTATCAAAAATcgtaaaaaattcaaaatatacataggACATTGTAAACGGGTTCTTTTGTAATAAAGAAAGAGGTAGTGTACCAAATAAGTAAAACAAATGTGTTGGGAGGTGATGGGAAAAAAGATTTAGAGCAATACTTGAAGCAATGCATATTGTGATGGAGAGAGAGATCATCTCCATCATCTGCTTGGTGTTGTCTTTCAATATTTGCATCCTCTCTTGATAAGCTTAGAGCATTTTCATCGAGTCTTGGAAATAGGTGAGAGTAAATGCACCTTGGTTgctaatgaaattttttatatcttcTAATGGTGCAATGTTTTTTTAATGAGGTTTTACTTAACATGGGTGTTCTTTTTTAGtaaatttgacaaaatatAGATGATGTAATAAAGAGAGAGATAATATtacaaacaagtaaaatgaaTGTATTGATAAACATCAGTGAAAAAGATTGGAGCAGTCTTTTAATATATGAATGTTGTGTCAAGTGGTGATGGACAAAGTGTGGAGAATACGGAGATCGTGGAACAAGGTGAAGGATGAAGTAGGGGAAGTCAtaagtagaaaaaaatttgagtgAGAGAGAATAAGCCCAAAGTTCCTTTGGAATATAATTGTCAAAGCTTTAATATATAGACCTAGTAGGACTAGTTACAAAAAAGTGCACTTAATGCATGTATACCTATCAAAATGGACCTGATCCATTAGACTAgtccatttttcataaaatatgaaatgagttgggcttaaaaatttagattcaTATTAAAATTAGACCTAAATGGGTTAGCCTATCAAATCAGAGGGTTGGGGTGGGTTGAGGTGAGCCAGCCCTATgggtcaaaaaaattaataattttaattaatttaataattttatatatttaattatataaaattaataatttaattatcaataatattacttattttatatattttaatgtgtttaatcttcacttatcaaattaataattttaatttatgaattaaattataaaataattttattaataaaaattttattaagtgaaattataaaaataatttaaaaaaaaaaatgagttgaCCCAACCATTTTATGGGTTAACAAAAGGTGAATTGGGTTGAGGTTTTGATTGTCCATATAAAAAATGGGTTGACTCGACTCAACTCAACTCATATTTTCTTAACCCACAAATATTTGGGCCGGGCCGGACCAAGTCAGCCCATATTGACAGCAGTGAACGCACGTAATGGGAGAAACACGTTACCTCCATTATGTATAGTGGagtaatgattttttttttttctaataaacGGTTAGCTAATTAATGGCATATTGAGGAGTTGGTCACTTGCTCTTGAGGgaagaggaaaagagaaagacaTTCGTACTGCACGGAAAAATTAAGAGGAAGATTTTTTACCTACTTTCACATtggaattataaaattaaatttttaaaaatattcaaaaagtgaaattatTCCGTAAATCCTATTACTAGTTTTGATTACTTTCATTGTTGTCCATAGTAATATAACTGTTCTACTCATTCTAATAGTTCTCATTCATTGTTTATCGTATAACAGTATGATTGTTGagatataaattttatataatattatacaAAGATAATGATTTAATAGCCACAGCATCTAGAGTTGTGGTTCAGAAGCTTAAACTATGCTTGAAATATGCAAGCAAAGATACAGACAAGTACTTTCATTTGAATTCAATGAAGTACATACTAGGCCATTGCTCTTTCTGaagcttgatttttcttgtttttttggaGCTCACCATAGAAGTAAGACAGAGATCCCCAAAGAGATAACACAACGGATATAGCTTTTTCAACTTGGAACTTTTCATGGAAGAACAATACAGCCAAAGATTCTGTCACCGGAAGCAGAGCTGCAATTATTATGCCAGACAGCAGTGAGGACCCAGAGAAAATTACTCCGACAGCTCCCATGAAAAAGAACTGCCATAAGATTGCACTCAACAGGATTACCAGATAGTATGTTGATTGCCCTAGCTCAAATTTACTTGCCTCTCTTGGAATTGCCTACAATGTGCAAGAAGTTGTTAAGAACTAGCATCCGTGATATCAAACTTAACAAGTTTTTAAGGGGAGTCTAGTAGATTCCCCTGTTTTTGATAGCAATACGACATAACACCACTTTGAATGGTGCAAATATAGGGGAGTGAGTGTGGTGGACTATTTGATAGAAGGAATGAGATATGACCTCAAATTCTTTGTGAAAAAGCATCCCAATGGTGCAGAAAACTGTAGCTGAAAATGACATAACCATTTGCATCTCCATCACCAAAGAGTAAGTAATAGTCTGCTTTGCTTTCTTGTATGTTAACTCAATCGCCGGTAACACAAATCCATAAAGCATTGAAGCTGCAAGTGTCATAAAAAATCCCAAGTAATATTGTCGGTTGGATTCATTTGCTGGGCGATCTGAACTTGTATGAAGTGCAAGAACCACTGCTCCGACAGTCAACAAAAAAACCGAGTTAATGGTAAAAGATGTGAACTTCTGCTTGACCAATAAAAAGGCGAATGCAGCGGTAAAGGCCAATTGGGTTGAAATTATCAGAGCTGAGGTAGAGACAGGGAGGCGAGCAACACCATAAGCATACAAAAAGTCATCCACGCCAGTAAGAAGGCCTACAACAGCACTAACCAGAAACAAAGGAGGTTTAATGAAGAAAAGCTCGGTCGCAGGGCCTTCCTTTCTTCGACGATACAAGTATGAAAATGTGAGAGGCATTACCATAAATGGCCAGCCAGCAGTTTCTAAACAGCTTGATGTCCAAACTCCCTTACCACCTTTCAAGAAGTAGAGCCTCATTATAAGGGGGCCACCAACATTTCCCAAGGCTAACAGTGCGCAATTCAACACCAGCAAGGATCTCTTCAAGCCTTTGCTCATCTTCTCCTCTTTGTAGGGCATTTGGTCGTTGCTAGTGCGAGTATCCATCTTTAGACTAGTGTTTATGTTCCACAAGATTTTGCATAAGAAAGATTGTGAGAGTTTAAATCGTTTATAGCAAGTAAAACAACGTTGATATACCAAGACATGAAggcaatttataaaataagttGTACCATGAATTCCCTTTCTCAACTTAGGGAGCGATTTTAGTAAGCAAGAATCAATATTTAATCTATACATGCAATCATTGATAGAGTTAACTAAATGAAATTATGCTGTATCCGAATATTTAGCTTATTAATTGTTGCATAAAAACCACAAATTTTTATGGTGCCCACTGCTCAATGCAAGAGGAGGACAGAGTCAAAGAAAATCGGATGGTGCTCAAGCAACTATCTCGTATTCGTACCAAGAAAATACTGTTTTGGTTGAACATGACGAGTAAACATAGTAATTTTGATCATGAAAATCAGGACaattcaaaaagaaagatCAAAATGGCATTATTGTGCAACGGACGAACAAAATGACCTTAGCTCCTTGAAATCTGAAGCAATGAAGAGCCTGACACGTCCGTGCTCACTGCTGAGCATTGAACAGTCACCGGCAACGTGGACAAAATATTCCCGTCATAAAACACTATCCGCTGGGCAGCTGGCAACGCAAGCTTGGATCAATTCTGGCCTTGCTCTGTGAAGTGTCCCAACCTATTCCTACTGCTCACGATAGAATGGACCTAGCCCAAAAGATTCCTTAGCATAAAATAGATTGGCAAATTTtgattcttattttcattttattccaTAAAATTCCAATACAACAGTTGCACTTAAATCGCTTGAATTTGACTTATATATAtgagttattattttttacataaaaagAGAAGTATACAAATTTCACAAACTAGTTGTTTATTCTTGTCACATGTTTATACTAAAAAAAGTACCTTAGCTAAAGAAGTTTTATACTAAAAGAAAAGTGTACAGAGTGTGGTAATTAAACTGTTCTGTCTTGTATACGTTCCAAGCAAGATTTCCCGTCAAGCTTGCTGCTCTGCTGAAGCTCCAAATAATCCTTATATTTCATTGCTTTGTATGCTGGTGGATTGTTCTCATGGTCCAGCAACTTCGAAGCTGGGGCAACAACTGCATTGAGTGCTGGTCCATGCGGCATGGCTATGGATATCCTTGTATCTTTGTTGTTCACCACTGCTCGATGTAGAACACTTTTGTACTTCCCATTACTCAAAATCTT containing:
- the LOC18608236 gene encoding purine permease 3 isoform X2, yielding MDSLKMDTRTSNDQMPYKEEKMSKGLKRSLLVLNCALLALGNVGGPLIMRLYFLKGGKGVWTSSCLETAGWPFMVMPLTFSYLYRRRKEGPATELFFIKPPLFLVSAVVGLLTGVDDFLYAYGVARLPVSTSALIISTQLAFTAAFAFLLVKQKFTSFTINSVFLLTVGAVVLALHTSSDRPANESNRQYYLGFFMTLAASMLYGFVLPAIELTYKKAKQTITYSLVMEMQMVMSFSATVFCTIGMLFHKEFEAIPREASKFELGQSTYYLVILLSAILWQFFFMGAVGVIFSGSSLLSGIIIAALLPVTESLAVLFFHEKFQVEKAISVVLSLWGSLSYFYGELQKNKKNQASERAMA
- the LOC18608236 gene encoding purine permease 3 isoform X3; the encoded protein is MDTRTSNDQMPYKEEKMSKGLKRSLLVLNCALLALGNVGGPLIMRLYFLKGGKGVWTSSCLETAGWPFMVMPLTFSYLYRRRKEGPATELFFIKPPLFLVSAVVGLLTGVDDFLYAYGVARLPVSTSALIISTQLAFTAAFAFLLVKQKFTSFTINSVFLLTVGAVVLALHTSSDRPANESNRQYYLGFFMTLAASMLYGFVLPAIELTYKKAKQTITYSLVMEMQMVMSFSATVFCTIGMLFHKEFEAIPREASKFELGQSTYYLVILLSAILWQFFFMGAVGVIFSGSSLLSGIIIAALLPVTESLAVLFFHEKFQVEKAISVVLSLWGSLSYFYGELQKNKKNQASERAMA
- the LOC18608236 gene encoding purine permease 3 isoform X1, which codes for MYRLNIDSCLLKSLPKLRKGIHGTTYFINCLHVLVYQRCFTCYKRFKLSQSFLCKILWNINTSLKMDTRTSNDQMPYKEEKMSKGLKRSLLVLNCALLALGNVGGPLIMRLYFLKGGKGVWTSSCLETAGWPFMVMPLTFSYLYRRRKEGPATELFFIKPPLFLVSAVVGLLTGVDDFLYAYGVARLPVSTSALIISTQLAFTAAFAFLLVKQKFTSFTINSVFLLTVGAVVLALHTSSDRPANESNRQYYLGFFMTLAASMLYGFVLPAIELTYKKAKQTITYSLVMEMQMVMSFSATVFCTIGMLFHKEFEAIPREASKFELGQSTYYLVILLSAILWQFFFMGAVGVIFSGSSLLSGIIIAALLPVTESLAVLFFHEKFQVEKAISVVLSLWGSLSYFYGELQKNKKNQASERAMA